A single Microbaculum marinisediminis DNA region contains:
- a CDS encoding MarR family winged helix-turn-helix transcriptional regulator: MTDLNCTFFRLRKATRRITALYDDALGEAGLTATQFSVLAMIATTGPLPMSGMAEALGMDASTLTRTIRPLVERGDVSVSAGEDKRVKQVALTDKGRETVARALPHWRAAQKRVAQELGGDIAQLHALLTTVSGIREPDEDEVPAAGN, translated from the coding sequence ATGACAGACCTCAACTGCACCTTCTTCCGGCTGCGCAAGGCGACGCGGCGCATCACTGCGCTTTATGACGACGCCCTCGGCGAGGCCGGCCTGACCGCGACCCAGTTCTCGGTGCTCGCGATGATCGCCACCACCGGCCCGCTGCCGATGTCGGGCATGGCCGAGGCGCTGGGCATGGACGCTTCCACGCTCACGCGCACGATCAGGCCGCTCGTCGAACGCGGCGATGTTTCAGTGTCGGCGGGAGAGGACAAGCGGGTGAAGCAGGTGGCGCTGACCGACAAGGGCCGGGAGACGGTCGCGCGCGCCTTGCCGCACTGGCGCGCGGCACAGAAACGCGTGGCTCAGGAGCTGGGCGGCGATATCGCCCAGTTGCACGCGCTGCTGACGACGGTCTCGGGAATTCGCGAACCGGACGAGGACGAGGTGCCGGCGGCGGGTAATTGA
- a CDS encoding tyrosine phosphatase family protein: MPAIHVCSLAKIANVVDKTGASHLVTLITEGTEVPRPAVIAPERHLFLAMHDITEAMEGMVLPSQRHVEDYLDFVEAWERDSPMVVHCFAGISRSTAAAFIGACALNPKMDEEDLALQIREASPTATPNARLVEIGDALLGRQGRMSRAVKRIGRGDFAYEGVPFALHIGPRED; this comes from the coding sequence ATGCCGGCCATCCACGTCTGTTCTCTCGCCAAGATCGCCAACGTCGTCGACAAGACGGGCGCAAGCCATCTGGTGACGCTGATCACCGAGGGCACAGAGGTACCGCGGCCGGCCGTGATCGCGCCGGAGCGGCATCTGTTCCTGGCCATGCACGACATCACCGAGGCGATGGAGGGCATGGTGCTGCCGTCGCAGAGGCACGTCGAGGACTACCTCGACTTCGTCGAGGCCTGGGAGCGCGACAGCCCGATGGTGGTGCACTGCTTCGCCGGCATCTCGCGCTCGACCGCGGCCGCGTTCATCGGCGCCTGCGCGCTCAATCCGAAGATGGACGAGGAAGACCTGGCCCTGCAGATCCGCGAGGCCTCTCCGACCGCGACGCCGAACGCCAGGCTGGTGGAGATCGGCGACGCCCTGCTCGGCCGCCAGGGGCGCATGAGCCGGGCCGTGAAACGGATCGGGCGCGGCGACTTCGCCTATGAGGGCGTGCCCTTCGCGCTGCATATCGGCCCGCGCGAGGACTGA